The region ACCGCAGAACTTGGACCCCCAGGATAAGAATTAGTGTCTGGGGTGGGACACTGAGAACAGGGGGAGACTAAGAAGGAATGGCAGGACTGTTCCTGGATTGAGGTCAACTCCCAGGGTCAAATCAGAGTGTTGAAATTGGACTTGGGTGTTTGCTTAACTTGATCTCCCCTAATCTGCCTCATCTGTTGTgccaggaggaaaggaaggaaggagaggaagggaaaaaggaaggagagatgggagacAGCAAGCAAGGCTTCATTTCCAGCCCCGTGACCTCTGGGCTCTGGGTGAAGAGGCATCTGTGAAAGAGGGATGAGCCATTGGCTGGTTCTATTAGTATCAGGCCCAGGCCAAGCCCCAGCGGTGTTGGGGAGGGGCTGGAGCCTCGAGGGTGCGTCGTGGCGGCGGCGCTCTCTAGGACCCAGCGACTCCGGGCTAGGGGCGGGCTTGGGCCTTGGGGGCCATAGGGGGGCTCTGGCTGCGGGGCGGCACTTTCAGCCGCACTAGAGCACAGCGCAGAGGCCCCAACAGGTAGGCGCGGGTCGGGCACGTCCAGGGGTGTCTGAGCACAATGCTCCGAGCTCGgatccaggagctggagagacttCGAGGACCCCTAGTTCCAGGATATGGAGCGGATGCTGAGGGGGCATCTGGCAAGTTGGGGGGATGCAAGATAGGACAGGCAGGGAGCTGGAACTTAGGGGTCAGTAGAAATGGGGGTGCTGGAGGACAGGACAGTTTTTTGCCCTTTCCTCCACCCCCCAGCGTTTGGGATGTGGAGGGCGGGGCGGGGGTCAGTCGCGGAGACAAAGAGAGACCCGAGATGAAGAGCCAGTGAGTCTGAGCAAGTTTCCGCCGGCTGATTGTTCCCAGCTGTACAGCAGGGCTCTGCAGCTTCTTGTGGGCCCCCCTCGGTCTGAGCCAGGGAGGGGTCTCCCGGTCCTCCCCTAGAACCACAGAGGAGCCAAGGGGTTTGGGGCTTGGGATAAGGCCGAAGTTGTGGAAAGGGCCAGAGGTGGGGGTGGATCAGCCATCCCGAATGCTCCTTAAGGCCTCCCAAACTCAAGTTTTAGAGTTtgtctgggtcctctgggagcGATTCATTATTCTCTTCTTCATGCCTTCATGCGGCGGTTAGCCAATGAGCCCCAGTCCCTGCCTTAAGCCTGGGCCCGGTGAGAGTGTGGGAGGAAGGCTCTGACACACTTTGGCAGCCAATCGGTTACTATTGTCAACCTCCGGTCTGGATGGAGCTGGTGACCCCCCCTACCAGGAGGCTACCCAGAGTTCAAAGAGTGGGGATTTGGAGCAGTGGTCCCTATGGGAAAAGGTCTAAGATGACAAGAACCTCAAGCCCCCACCAGAGAGAGGATGTGTGAGGGAGGTGCCTGAAATGGGCAAAGTATCAAGGAATCGCAGGAAAtcttagggaaactgaggctagataccatgcttctgcctctcccctgctctccctagaTTCCCAGGGGGATCTACATCAGAACTGGGGTTCAAGCTGTATGGAAGAACTTCCCATGACGGGGTAGGAAGTCCTCTGGATGGATATGCCGGTGGGCAGCATCTGGAAATCACCATCCACTGACTAGGGCAGGGGATAGCCAGCCACTTCTGTAGCCAGCCAGCACTGAAGGCTGCGCTCATCCTGAACATAGCCTGTGCAAGCTGTGACCAGTCACCAAAACCACACTCTTGTTATCCAGTGTCATGTCAAAGGTTCGAGACCCCTGGCCCGAGTAACTTTGCCTCTCCTGATTAGCATGCTGGGAGTCGGAGGCGCCCTCACCTCCTCCAGCTCTTACTCCATGCTTCCTGCAGACAAAACAGGCCTGTCTCGTGCTTGCGTGCTCGTGTCTGTAGTGAAGACAGCCAGGTCTTGGGAGGCCTGGACCTGGCAGGAGTCTTGGTGGAGCTGGGAGTCCTGcccagccctggctgctctggggGCTCCTGGAGCCTGAACGCCTGTGGTTTCCTGCTTTCCTGCTGAGCGCCATGCTCAGGGCCCAGGGGCTAATTGGGAGCAGGTGGCAGGCCTGGCAGATGCTGCCGAGCTGGTGGCTGACTGTGGGCTGGGCAGGGCTGGTACCCTGAGGATGTGCCTGAGGTCATTGGAATTCACATAGTCCATCAGAAATGCAGGGAGGTGATGGGCCAGGGGTAGACAGGATTGAGCTGAGTACAGCCAGGGTGGGATAAGTGGCTCTTAGGTCGCCTCAGTGAGCAGGACAGAGTCGTGTCTGGTCCACTTGTTAAgaggttttgttcttttggtttttttgaaggCAGGGCTTcttgtataaccttggctgttcTGCAACTCGTTCATTCTGTAGgccagaccaagctggcctcaattaagagatctgcctgcctctgcggggactaaaggtgtgtgctaacacCTCCAGGCAagacccagtttaaaaaaaaaaaaaaaaaaaaaagctctggaacttgctttgtagcctcACACGAGGATGGCTGCAGATgtccctccccagcctccagatGCCTGGCTCTTAGCACCCCTCGAATAGTCGCAATCAGGGAGAGAAATGTGTTGTCATCCGGGGCCAGCTGGGCTGGCATGCAGCTAGCTcgctctccttccctctctctctagcTGTCCTCAACGCCACCACCGCCTCCTCACTCCATGGTCATGAGAgccgcctgcctcttcctgctgTTCATGCCTGGTAAgcaggtgggggggggtggcGCTCACATGTGAGTCTTTGTCTTACCTCACGGCCAGAACTCTGGAGCCCAGCTCCTTTCCAGCCCTGCACCACACAGTGGAGGAGCCTCAAGGTGGGGAGTCCAGGCACTGGGTGCTAGACCCATGTAGGGCTCTACTGTTCTGTACAGTCTTGGCCTTTGAGGGGTCTTATCCATCACATAAGGAGATATCAGTGGGGACTGCAAAGGCTCTGCCGGACCTGGGAGCCACTCACTGAACACAACTATGCCGACTTCCTACTGTGAGCCAAGTACTGAAGATACAGCTGTGAATTAGGCGGACACACTGGGCACCCATCACATGGCCGGGCTAGGAACAAGGCAAATATCAGACAAGCAGACCTGGTAAATTTCATAGCGTGTTGAATGCTATGATAGAAATACACAgcaagaagctggagagatggctcagtggttaagagcactggctgttcttccagaggacccaggttcaattcccagcacccacatggcagctcacctgcctgtaactgtctgtaacttccgttccaagagatctgacacccttacgACAGAcatatgcagtcaaaacaccaatgtacatataaattatttttttaaaaaaaaaaagagggctggtgagatggctcagtgggtaagagcacccgactgctcttccgaaggtccgaagttcaaatcccagcaaccacatggtggctcacaaccacctgtaataagatctgatgccctcttctggtgcgtctgaagacagctacagtgtacttacatataataaataaataaataaataaataaataaataaataaataagtaaatatgaaagaaagaaagaaagaaagaaagaaagaaagaaagaaagaaagaaagaaagaaagaaagaaagaaagaaagacccagCAGGGAAGGTGGGTGAGATAACCCGGCAGACCTGAAATGTTAGGAGAGTTCCTGGAGCAGCTGGGAGGCCGCCCAGGGCAAAGGAGCTGGCAAGGGCAGGGAACTGACCCAGGCGGGACTCAGAGTTGGGATTCTGTGAGGCTGTCAGGGTGTAGGGTTAGAACCACCACCTAGTTTCTCTTTGTCCTCCCAATGTGGGGTGCCTACATGTGACCCCCTCTCCTCGGCAGGCCTGCTGGCTCAGGGCCAATATGATCTGGATCCTCTCCCCCCATTCCCGGACCATGTCCAGTACAACCACTATGGCGACCAGATTGGTAAGAGATGATCCCTTCAGTGTCCCCAGTGCTGCCATGTCACCTACCTGCCACTCACCCCACGCACATGGGTCAGCCAGGCACCCATTTTGGTAGGGTGGTAGGATCCCAGGGGTAGGTCCCCCTACTCTCCTGGGGCCGTGGGCTAGCCTGATCCCATGGGCTAGCCTGATCCCACCCATTCTGTCTCTATTTCACTTCCAGACAACGCAGACTATTATGACTACCAAGGTAAAAGTCTGGGGTAGGAGGGGTGGGGCCGGCCGCCTGGTGGGAACCTGTGGGGACCTTGCAGGGGAACATGAGCAGAAGCCTTGTTCCACCCTCCCTGCTACAGAAGTGAGTCCTCGGACCCCTGAAGAGCAGTTCCAGTCCCAGCAGCAAGTTCAACAGGAAGTCATCCCAGCCCCTACCCCAGGTAATGCTGTCTTCCCAGGCCCAGCTCCTCTTGTGCCTCAAGATCGAGGGTTTGGGATGGCCCTGAGAGGAGTGGCCTGAAGAGACCCCTTCCCAGTAACCCCTATCTCCCCACACCCACACTAGAACTGGCAGCTGCAGGGGACCTGGAGACTGAGCCTACAGAGCCTGGCCCTCTTGGTAAGCTGGAGAAAGCCGGAATGGCTTCCGAAAGGGACTGTGGGATTTGCAGGGCTTAGCCACAGTGGGATGCTAGATGGGGGAGCAGGCAGACCTGCCCCTAGGCAGCTTTGGGCTCTCCCACCCtgcatcctcactagcatctggcCAGAGCTTAGGGAGGTGCCAGCACTGTCTTGGTGTCATAGCCCTGGGCTGTGTGGTGCCAGTGGGCAGGTGAGGAAGGACCAATAAGCCCAACAGAGTGCCACCTAGCTGAGGGCCTGAGAGGAGGGACCTGAAGACTGTGTATTTAGTTGGTTACGGAGCGGGGTGGTAGCAGCTTGTGAGCTAGTGTGATATTCCAGTGGCCAAGTGGGGTAGCTGTCAGCTGGTGTTCCAGTTGGGACTGGGACTGTGTGAGGTACAAAGCTGGGCGGTCCTATGCCACCCACCGGGTGCTGGATTTGTGTGGGTATCTGGGCAGGGCCTGAGGGTGCGTGGGGACCCAGACCTCATTCGTGAGCCTCCAGTCTGACCCACCCGTCCCCAGACTGCCGCGAAGAACAGTACCCATGCACCCGCCTCTACTCCATCCACAAGCCTTGCAAACAGTGTCTCAACGAGGTCTGCTTCTACAGGTGAGGGCTATGAGGAGCAGCTCTGAGCCAGGGAAGAGGGGATTGGGGCAGATGAGCTTAACTCTGAGGGAGGGTCTGGGCCTGGGCTCTCCCAATGGCAATAGGTAAGGGTGTGGCTGAGAGTATCCCTGGTTCATCTCCTAGCCTCCGCCGAGTGTATGTGGTCAACAAGGAAATATGTGTCCGCACTGTCTGTGCCCACGAGGAACTTCTCCGAGGTAGGAAGGCCTCTACCCTTGTCCTGGCAGCATCCTCCACCCACTTAGTTACCTGGCCATCTTGTCCCTCTACTGTCTGGCATGGAATATGTGCCCAGACCCACATGCAGGCTGCTGCAGgctcccctcctccatcctcatTGGTATGGGGCAGTGAGTTCCCGCCCTGACTTCCCCTCCTTCCACAGCTGACCTGTGCCGAGACAAGTTCTCCAAGTGTGGCGTGATGGCCGTCAGTGGCCTGTGCCAATCTGTGGCTGCCTCCTGTGCCAGGAGCTGTGGGGGCTGCTAGGGTGGAGCTGGTGTGAGATTCGAGCCCTGGACCCAGCTCGGATCCACCTCAGGCCCTGCCTGACCTGGTGCTTTCTCCCCATCCTGCCCTCCCTTTCATCCCGGACATCAGTGGGCTGCTACCCTGGGGAGTGTGGTCACAGCTGTCTTGGATCCCTCCCCATCCTTAAGTGGGGGCTCCTAACTGTCCAGTCTCCACCCCTTAGTGGGGTTCATCCAAGGCCTCGTTGTGGGGCCTGGGCTTCTCACTGTGCCTTCTCAGTGCCTGGGGGCAGCCCTCCTCAGTCTCCTCAGGTAGGCTGTGCCCCTTACCCAGCTGGTCTGCTTGGATTTCCTACGCCCCCAGGCATGGACCACctctgttttatataaaataataaaaagtttttacAAAAGACCATGGTCACTTTTGCGTCCAGGGACAGCTTGACTGCCACCAATACTGCTGGCCCCAAATACAAGGCTACCCAGCTCCTTAGAAGAGTGTCATGTGGCTCTACTTCTGTGTCCCACATCACACTACCTCCATCTGTGACCCAGAGGAGGGGGCCTGACACTCCCTCCCAAGATGCAACTCTTCGCGGGCATGTAGAAACACACAAGGCATTTTGGTTCTTCCTGTGAGCACCAGGGGTCACTGTGAgtgtttcctgtgctgttctgggGGTCCCTCCTGACAGGTCTATGTAATGGGTAAAACCCCTGTCCCCCAGAGGCTCACAGCAGTGGTGTCAGGTGCTCTGTGAGCCTCAGTGTTGTCACACCATGACACAGGAGCACAGACTGCCACATGGAGCGCTTCTGGCCAGCATCACTCAACAGAGCCAGGGCGAGATGGTGCACAGCCAGCCCTGCCCTGGTGCCTTAGACCAAGCTGTCTCTGAGCCCTGGCACTATCCAGAGGGCACCCAAGCTCATGGGGGCGGGCACAGCACCCTCGGCTCGAGGCCAGATGGAGAAAGAGGTTCACCACGCCCTGTGAGGCTGCTGAGCTCAGCTAACCGAAGCCTCAGCCCCCACCCTCCCAGATAGAGGAAGCATTTGAGTGGACAGCCAAATCTAGAAAACAGGTCACGTTACAAAAAGCACAAACGCTCTCCACAGTCAACAttataaaaaagtataaaaatacaaGGGCTCTAAGGTCACGCGGGAGCTTCTGACAGGATGTCAAGGACAGACGCTGGGGGCTGCTCTGGCTCAGGTAGCCTTTCTGGGGTAGTAGACTTGTTCTGCTGCTGACGGAAACAAGTGCTCTCCCTGGCCCCTGGCTGGCTCATGCAGGACAGCCTTGGGCCATCAAGAGGCTCTTCCAGGAGAGGCCCGGGGTAGTACAGGTTGTAGCAACTCTGAGAAGCCATCATCTCTGCCACCCCAGTTCCCTCACACAGCACTCTGATGACCAGGCCCTGGGCAGGCTATGCTACAAAGTGTCTCTCTCCTGCCCAGGGGACCTGCTCAGGACTAGAAGGGTCTCATTTCTCAGGGGTGCCAGAGGGTAGGGAGACAGATGCCGAGCTCCTGCGAAGCTCCTGGTGTAGCTGTGCCTTCAGTGTGGATACCTGGAGAAGAGAAGGGCCCAGCAACCCAGGCCCCAGCTGCCTTCAGAGAACGGGGGCTGAGAGAACAGGGCCTATGCCACCTGCCGCCTGAGGGCCGGaaggcctctgcttctcttttgcCCCTCATGGCAGTTAGGTGTCTATGCTCTGGCATCCTTATCCTTTCAGAGGCTGGGCCATGTGAAGCACCTCTGCCTAGCATCGTTCCACAGAGCAAGACCCCTGTGTCTGCTCCCAGCCCTGCCGTTACTGGGCTGTCTAGGAGTCCTGGCACTATGAGAAGAGGACCCTGGCCTAAGGAGGACCAGAGAGAGGCAAGGGAGATCTGGCTGGGCCAGGCTCTTGCCTGTG is a window of Mus caroli chromosome 4, CAROLI_EIJ_v1.1, whole genome shotgun sequence DNA encoding:
- the Mfap2 gene encoding microfibrillar-associated protein 2 isoform X2, which encodes MIWILSPHSRTMSSTTTMATRLTTQTIMTTKKPCSTLPATEVSPRTPEEQFQSQQQVQQEVIPAPTPELAAAGDLETEPTEPGPLDCREEQYPCTRLYSIHKPCKQCLNEVCFYSLRRVYVVNKEICVRTVCAHEELLRADLCRDKFSKCGVMAVSGLCQSVAASCARSCGGC
- the Mfap2 gene encoding microfibrillar-associated protein 2 isoform X1, with protein sequence MVMRAACLFLLFMPGLLAQGQYDLDPLPPFPDHVQYNHYGDQIDNADYYDYQEVSPRTPEEQFQSQQQVQQEVIPAPTPELAAAGDLETEPTEPGPLDCREEQYPCTRLYSIHKPCKQCLNEVCFYSLRRVYVVNKEICVRTVCAHEELLRADLCRDKFSKCGVMAVSGLCQSVAASCARSCGGC